In Acidimicrobiia bacterium, the following are encoded in one genomic region:
- a CDS encoding ATP-binding protein: protein MTEPATPESETTARDVELISRVSHELRTPLTSVIGMLDVVLDPALPLDDGESAELLTLARREADQMQHLIDNLLSYARLQRATLVPSTEAIDLRPIITRALERQGDVHRRTHIAVAVGIGAVGDPALVLQIITNLIQNVHRYAPQGAVEIVVASDDAVTSISVSDEGPGVPVAMAADIFDTRIHSSKGLGLGLSLSRDLARSMQGDLVLDKARRGGATFTLTLPTARVKSSTSAERRPELSVATTPRAGLLVDVAAALAESSLDQSVAGLQGIYAKILGATSAVLMVPDGQGRFRGLGDFASLEGVLIPSGDELLDRVISGQQPLQIESLGESGFDLWAGVLGAESALVVPVVLDGVVAGVLALGWADGHLMPNTGNEVAAALGTIAAIAVDRSNLAHEVAFERSVRESVMEALPIAISVFVGDPPSLVYWNQRERDLLAIAEDGSRPTALQETQDLFEVSFADGTPLTLENAPVVAAIRSGRGTGPFFLRISRLDGRVAFTRTYCAPFFDGNGTVAGAVVTSEEVDKMDVEFHGLAT, encoded by the coding sequence ATGACCGAACCTGCAACACCCGAATCCGAAACGACCGCTCGCGACGTTGAGTTGATCTCGCGCGTCTCACACGAGTTGCGCACACCGCTCACCTCGGTCATTGGCATGCTCGACGTCGTACTCGATCCGGCTTTGCCGTTAGACGACGGCGAAAGCGCCGAGCTTCTGACCCTCGCCCGTCGCGAAGCGGATCAAATGCAGCATTTGATCGACAACCTCCTCTCGTATGCCCGGCTGCAACGGGCGACGCTCGTACCGTCCACGGAGGCCATCGATCTGCGACCGATCATCACGCGGGCCCTGGAGCGGCAGGGAGACGTGCATCGGCGAACGCACATAGCAGTGGCGGTCGGGATCGGGGCCGTGGGAGACCCGGCGCTCGTGCTCCAGATCATCACCAACCTCATCCAGAATGTACACCGCTATGCACCGCAAGGCGCGGTCGAGATAGTTGTGGCATCCGACGATGCGGTCACCTCCATTTCGGTGAGCGATGAGGGGCCCGGCGTTCCGGTTGCGATGGCCGCAGACATCTTCGACACCCGGATACATTCGAGCAAAGGACTCGGCCTTGGTCTCTCCTTGAGCCGGGATCTGGCCAGGTCCATGCAAGGTGATCTGGTTCTGGACAAGGCACGCCGTGGCGGCGCTACCTTCACCCTGACCCTCCCGACCGCCCGGGTCAAAAGCTCCACTTCTGCAGAACGTCGACCAGAGCTGTCGGTGGCCACCACGCCGCGCGCCGGACTCCTCGTCGACGTAGCAGCCGCCCTCGCCGAATCGTCTCTCGACCAATCCGTCGCCGGCCTGCAAGGCATCTACGCGAAAATCCTCGGCGCCACGAGCGCAGTTCTGATGGTGCCGGACGGGCAAGGACGGTTCCGGGGTCTGGGTGACTTCGCTTCTCTGGAAGGGGTACTGATCCCCTCCGGGGATGAGCTGCTCGACCGTGTCATATCCGGGCAGCAGCCGCTACAGATCGAATCCCTTGGCGAAAGCGGTTTCGACCTGTGGGCGGGTGTCCTTGGTGCCGAATCGGCACTGGTCGTCCCTGTCGTGCTCGACGGAGTCGTAGCCGGGGTCCTTGCGCTCGGGTGGGCCGACGGGCACCTCATGCCCAACACTGGGAACGAGGTTGCCGCAGCCCTGGGAACGATCGCAGCGATTGCCGTCGATCGTTCAAATCTCGCCCATGAGGTCGCGTTCGAAAGATCGGTCAGGGAGTCGGTGATGGAGGCCCTCCCCATCGCGATCTCGGTGTTCGTAGGTGATCCCCCGAGCCTCGTCTACTGGAACCAGCGCGAACGCGACCTGCTGGCAATCGCCGAGGACGGCAGCCGACCGACGGCCCTCCAGGAGACACAGGATCTCTTTGAGGTTTCGTTCGCCGACGGCACCCCGCTGACCCTCGAGAACGCTCCGGTCGTCGCCGCCATCCGCTCCGGACGAGGGACCGGTCCGTTCTTCCTTCGTATCAGTCGTCTCGACGGACGGGTCGCGTTCACCCGCACCTATTGCGCGCCGTTCTTCGACGGAAACGGAACAGTGGCCGGCGCAGTCGTCACGTCGGAAGAAGTGGACAAGATGGACGTCGAGTTCCACGGCCTTGCCACCTAG
- a CDS encoding haloacid dehalogenase: MSVPGIDEVESAARTELDGKFAAREVALTTSRTLIRTSANAIRALHRGEIERAEDLMEQGSALLDEARLACRDNPDVLHAGFVSDAAKEYAEARLTAALSSGRRLPLPAEIGVEAAPYLNGLGEAVGELRRRLLDLLRKGELEQAEETLVAMVEVLDLLASLDYPDGMTGGLRRTTDVARALIERSRADLTTTVVQERLRADLQRHLGS; encoded by the coding sequence ATGTCTGTTCCCGGAATCGATGAGGTCGAATCCGCCGCTCGCACCGAACTCGACGGGAAATTCGCTGCTCGCGAGGTCGCACTCACGACCAGTCGAACCCTGATCAGAACCTCTGCGAATGCGATTCGTGCTCTGCATCGAGGTGAAATCGAACGAGCGGAGGATCTGATGGAACAGGGCTCGGCCCTGCTCGATGAAGCCCGGCTGGCCTGCAGGGACAATCCCGACGTTCTCCACGCCGGGTTCGTATCTGATGCGGCCAAGGAATACGCAGAGGCCCGCCTTACCGCCGCGTTGTCCTCGGGTCGGCGACTACCCCTGCCCGCCGAGATCGGTGTTGAAGCCGCCCCATACCTCAACGGACTCGGTGAGGCAGTTGGGGAACTGCGACGAAGGCTTCTCGACCTGCTTCGGAAAGGCGAGCTCGAACAGGCAGAAGAAACGCTCGTGGCAATGGTCGAAGTGCTCGATTTGCTGGCTTCTCTCGATTATCCCGATGGGATGACGGGCGGGCTTCGCCGGACCACCGACGTGGCGCGGGCTTTGATTGAACGCAGTCGGGCCGACCTGACGACAACCGTCGTGCAAGAGCGGCTTCGGGCAGATCTCCAGCGCCACC
- a CDS encoding thiamine pyrophosphate-binding protein encodes MAKLHGGHIIARALKNEGVDTLFTLTGGHIVPILDGCVQEGIRIVDLRHEQAVAHAAEAYGRLTGKLGVAAVTAGPGVTDAMTGIANAYFADSSMLLLGGRHLVRQELMGGLQEMDHPRMFHSITKWAGTAWQTERLGDYIATAARAAFSGRGGPVFLDVPMDVQFDVVDEDSIVWPHQYRANQVQGAVASVVDEIVDALTGADRPMIFAGSGFRGAANELAIIAEALEAPTYLNSRARGSLANGHRLLGNYARSAAFAGADTVLALGVDWDFRTGYGRKIAPDATVIQIDADSTKIGWNRPVQLGVVADPAEVVRQLAARSAQFTVSNGRAWTGEILAMEAAGRASAESEAAVDSSPVQPQRFGRDVAAFFGPDAIVAVDGGDIVSTTARWLEVSQQGHVLDPGPFGTLGTGAPFAIAAKVAFPDKLVGIVYGDGAFAFNGMEYDSMVRLGLPIVGVVGNDGVWNNIKTFHRSFYPDRMVATDLGVRPYHAMVEGLGGYGEFVDDATQIIPALERAVASGKPALVNVHIAETMRMSSNYSQ; translated from the coding sequence ATGGCCAAGCTTCACGGTGGGCACATCATTGCCCGCGCACTCAAAAACGAAGGCGTCGACACGCTCTTCACTCTCACCGGTGGGCACATCGTCCCGATTCTCGATGGTTGCGTTCAGGAGGGCATCCGAATCGTCGATCTGCGGCACGAGCAGGCGGTTGCTCATGCCGCCGAGGCCTACGGCCGGTTGACCGGGAAGCTGGGCGTTGCAGCCGTCACCGCCGGTCCGGGCGTGACCGACGCAATGACCGGAATCGCCAACGCCTACTTCGCCGATTCGTCGATGCTCTTGTTGGGTGGGCGGCATCTGGTCCGTCAGGAACTCATGGGGGGCCTCCAGGAGATGGATCATCCCCGGATGTTCCACTCGATCACGAAGTGGGCCGGAACTGCTTGGCAAACCGAACGGCTGGGCGACTACATCGCCACGGCCGCCAGGGCAGCCTTCTCCGGCCGTGGAGGCCCGGTGTTTCTGGACGTGCCGATGGACGTGCAGTTCGATGTTGTTGATGAGGATTCGATTGTCTGGCCTCATCAGTATCGGGCGAATCAGGTGCAGGGTGCGGTTGCCTCTGTGGTCGATGAGATCGTCGACGCCTTGACCGGAGCGGACCGTCCGATGATCTTCGCCGGATCCGGTTTCCGGGGGGCTGCGAATGAGCTCGCCATCATCGCCGAGGCGCTGGAGGCTCCGACCTACCTGAACTCGCGCGCACGGGGGTCGCTCGCCAACGGTCACCGGCTGCTCGGCAACTACGCCCGGTCGGCAGCCTTCGCAGGCGCTGATACCGTCCTGGCGCTGGGCGTCGATTGGGACTTCCGCACCGGCTACGGCCGGAAAATCGCCCCCGATGCCACGGTGATCCAGATCGACGCCGATTCGACCAAGATCGGTTGGAACCGTCCGGTTCAGCTTGGGGTCGTGGCCGACCCGGCTGAAGTCGTTCGTCAGCTTGCAGCCCGGTCCGCTCAGTTCACGGTCTCCAACGGGCGGGCCTGGACGGGGGAGATCCTGGCCATGGAGGCCGCCGGTAGGGCTTCGGCAGAGAGCGAAGCGGCAGTGGATAGCTCACCCGTGCAACCGCAGCGATTTGGCAGAGACGTCGCGGCCTTCTTCGGTCCTGACGCCATCGTTGCCGTAGATGGGGGCGATATCGTCTCGACGACCGCCCGCTGGCTCGAGGTCTCACAACAAGGTCACGTGCTCGATCCCGGTCCGTTCGGAACCCTCGGTACCGGCGCCCCGTTTGCCATCGCCGCCAAGGTTGCCTTTCCCGACAAGCTGGTCGGCATTGTCTACGGCGATGGGGCGTTTGCCTTCAACGGCATGGAGTACGACTCGATGGTGCGCCTCGGACTGCCCATTGTCGGCGTGGTCGGAAACGATGGTGTTTGGAACAACATCAAGACCTTCCATCGCTCGTTCTATCCAGATCGAATGGTGGCCACCGACCTGGGGGTTCGTCCGTACCATGCGATGGTCGAGGGATTGGGTGGCTACGGCGAGTTCGTTGATGACGCGACGCAGATCATTCCAGCCCTCGAGCGAGCGGTTGCGAGCGGCAAACCGGCCCTCGTGAACGTCCACATTGCCGAGACAATGCGGATGAGTTCAAACTATTCGCAATAG
- a CDS encoding SAF domain-containing protein, whose protein sequence is MYWFRRPPYFRWAASALVVAGALWMDLRGTPTELRPFAVADIEAGAAIQPEMVEYRAVPAGFLPEVNLVGFTLTSIPAGDPVTPALLTDRSGVPDGWWALEMGVPSGVIPGTELRLAIEADAGIVVPGVVIGLVSPEAPGGWSENTALVAVPSDQAATVATSLARAGVSVLVVDW, encoded by the coding sequence GTGTACTGGTTCCGTCGCCCTCCCTATTTCCGCTGGGCCGCGTCCGCGCTCGTGGTAGCGGGCGCGTTGTGGATGGATCTCCGCGGCACCCCCACCGAACTCCGCCCGTTCGCCGTTGCCGACATCGAGGCAGGTGCGGCGATTCAGCCGGAAATGGTCGAGTACAGGGCGGTGCCAGCCGGGTTTCTTCCGGAAGTGAACCTCGTCGGGTTCACTCTGACATCCATCCCTGCCGGAGATCCCGTTACACCGGCCCTACTGACCGACCGAAGCGGCGTCCCCGACGGGTGGTGGGCCCTTGAGATGGGGGTCCCCTCGGGCGTGATCCCCGGTACGGAACTACGTCTGGCAATCGAGGCCGATGCCGGCATCGTCGTCCCGGGGGTGGTTATCGGTCTCGTGTCACCCGAGGCACCGGGTGGTTGGTCTGAGAACACGGCGCTGGTCGCAGTGCCCTCGGATCAGGCTGCGACGGTGGCGACCTCGCTGGCCCGGGCCGGGGTGAGCGTTCTCGTGGTTGACTGGTGA
- a CDS encoding pyridoxamine 5'-phosphate oxidase family protein: MTASSARSEIRRLPDRGSYDPAVINAIFDEALICHVGFLDEGGRPVVIPTIHARIGETLYLHGSPASRMLRTLAAGSQVSVTATLVDAIVLAKSHFHHSMNYRSAVVFGTARAVTDADEKTAAFRAIVDHLVAGRWEGARRPNEKESKATAVVAIDIEEASAKQRTGPPVDDAEDMALPHWAGLIPVALERGQLEPVDQTPLPDHVRNWSPAGS, translated from the coding sequence GTGACGGCGTCATCTGCCCGAAGCGAGATCCGCCGGCTGCCGGATCGGGGTTCCTACGACCCGGCCGTCATCAACGCAATTTTCGACGAGGCACTCATCTGCCACGTTGGCTTCCTCGACGAAGGGGGCCGCCCCGTCGTCATCCCGACCATCCATGCAAGGATCGGCGAGACGCTCTACCTCCACGGTTCCCCGGCCAGCCGGATGCTCCGCACTCTCGCCGCCGGCAGCCAGGTGTCTGTGACGGCGACTCTGGTGGACGCGATCGTGCTGGCCAAGTCCCACTTTCACCATTCGATGAACTACCGGTCTGCTGTCGTGTTCGGAACCGCCAGAGCCGTGACCGACGCCGACGAGAAGACGGCCGCTTTTCGAGCGATCGTCGACCACCTTGTGGCCGGAAGGTGGGAGGGAGCGCGTCGCCCGAACGAGAAGGAATCCAAAGCAACCGCGGTCGTAGCGATCGACATCGAGGAAGCGTCGGCCAAACAACGCACCGGCCCGCCGGTCGACGACGCTGAAGACATGGCCCTACCGCATTGGGCCGGTCTGATTCCGGTGGCACTCGAGCGTGGCCAATTAGAACCGGTAGACCAGACCCCGCTCCCCGACCACGTCCGCAACTGGAGTCCGGCTGGCAGCTGA
- the moaC gene encoding cyclic pyranopterin monophosphate synthase MoaC, producing MADDLTHLDGEGRARMVDVGGKEPTRRVAVAESVVEMTAETRDLMFGSGLPKGDAVAVARVAGLMAAKRTAELIPLCHPLRISHATVDIEPVDIGARALARVETVDRTGVEMEAMVAASVTALTIYDMVKGVERGAAITATRLLHKSGGKSGEWNR from the coding sequence ATGGCGGATGATCTGACCCATCTCGACGGAGAGGGACGGGCGCGCATGGTCGACGTTGGCGGCAAGGAACCGACCCGCCGCGTAGCCGTCGCCGAGTCGGTGGTTGAGATGACAGCCGAAACCAGAGACTTGATGTTCGGGAGTGGTCTGCCGAAAGGAGATGCCGTGGCTGTGGCCCGGGTCGCCGGGCTCATGGCCGCCAAGCGCACAGCTGAGTTGATTCCGCTCTGTCATCCGCTGCGGATCTCACATGCGACTGTCGACATCGAGCCGGTGGACATCGGAGCGCGCGCCCTTGCTCGTGTAGAGACCGTCGATCGAACCGGAGTGGAGATGGAGGCCATGGTCGCCGCCTCGGTCACGGCCTTGACTATCTACGACATGGTCAAAGGCGTGGAACGGGGGGCGGCCATCACCGCAACCCGATTGTTGCACAAATCCGGAGGAAAGAGCGGCGAGTGGAACCGATGA
- a CDS encoding MogA/MoaB family molybdenum cofactor biosynthesis protein, with the protein MKAVVLTVSDRVSAGSAVDESGPAAAARLERLGFTTTVEVVPDGIDPVERFLKAAVDNGVPLVVTTGGTGFAPRDLTPEATRRVIERPAPGLVEAMRSATFGSNPHGMLSRGEAGIRGGTLIVNLPGSVRGVEESLDVIGPALRHGVELLRSEETSH; encoded by the coding sequence ATGAAGGCGGTGGTCCTGACGGTCAGCGACCGGGTGAGCGCCGGATCGGCCGTCGACGAATCCGGGCCGGCAGCTGCCGCCCGACTAGAACGGCTCGGATTCACAACAACGGTCGAGGTCGTTCCCGACGGTATCGACCCGGTGGAGCGCTTCCTCAAGGCGGCAGTCGACAATGGAGTCCCTCTGGTGGTGACCACCGGAGGCACCGGTTTTGCTCCCAGAGACCTGACGCCGGAGGCGACCCGGCGGGTGATCGAGCGCCCGGCGCCGGGACTCGTTGAGGCGATGCGAAGCGCCACTTTTGGATCGAACCCTCACGGGATGCTGTCGAGGGGAGAAGCAGGGATCAGAGGTGGGACGCTGATCGTCAACCTCCCCGGTTCGGTGCGCGGCGTCGAAGAGTCCCTCGATGTGATCGGGCCGGCGTTGCGCCACGGCGTGGAGCTCCTGCGCTCCGAAGAGACGAGTCACTAG
- a CDS encoding zinc ribbon domain-containing protein, whose product MPTYEYACKKCGERLEVMQSFSDKPLKKHKTCGGDLQKVFHPAGLIFKGSGFYVTDSRSSRSSSSKRSATSSGPSSSAESSSSDAKDKGSSTGSSQSSKSSSDD is encoded by the coding sequence ATGCCAACCTACGAATACGCCTGCAAGAAGTGCGGTGAGCGACTGGAAGTCATGCAGTCGTTCTCAGACAAACCGCTCAAGAAGCACAAGACGTGCGGGGGCGACCTGCAGAAGGTGTTCCATCCGGCCGGTCTGATCTTCAAAGGATCCGGCTTCTACGTCACCGACTCCCGGTCATCGAGAAGCAGCAGCAGCAAGCGGAGCGCGACGAGCAGCGGCCCTAGTTCTAGCGCGGAGAGCAGTAGCTCAGACGCGAAAGACAAAGGCAGCAGCACCGGCAGCAGTCAGAGCAGCAAGAGCAGCAGCGACGACTGA
- the plsY gene encoding glycerol-3-phosphate 1-O-acyltransferase PlsY, which produces MSFPIVAAMLAAYVIGSLDFAVVVARARGVDIYEVGSGNPGTSNVLRTMGKGAAAATMMGDVLKGVIAAAIGFSAAGGWGAAAAGFFAVVGHCFPLFHQFKGGKGVATAAGVLLWIVPRSALVLIAVWAIIVAVTRVASIGSLSVLVLAIPFAWYEGVEWPGLLWLLAAVSLVAYRHKGNIGRLFGSGERKVMS; this is translated from the coding sequence ATGAGTTTCCCCATCGTTGCGGCCATGCTGGCTGCCTATGTCATCGGAAGCCTCGATTTCGCCGTGGTGGTTGCCCGGGCGCGCGGTGTCGATATTTACGAGGTGGGGAGTGGCAATCCGGGTACTTCCAACGTACTCCGAACGATGGGCAAGGGCGCGGCGGCTGCGACGATGATGGGTGACGTCTTGAAGGGCGTCATCGCGGCCGCGATCGGGTTCTCGGCGGCCGGCGGGTGGGGAGCGGCGGCTGCCGGTTTCTTCGCCGTCGTAGGTCACTGCTTTCCGCTGTTCCATCAGTTCAAGGGAGGCAAAGGAGTAGCTACGGCGGCCGGGGTTTTATTGTGGATCGTTCCGCGCTCCGCCCTGGTCCTCATCGCCGTCTGGGCCATAATCGTTGCAGTTACCAGGGTGGCTTCCATCGGGTCCCTTTCTGTATTGGTGCTGGCAATCCCCTTCGCCTGGTATGAGGGTGTGGAGTGGCCCGGCTTGTTGTGGTTGCTGGCCGCGGTTTCTCTGGTTGCGTATCGCCACAAAGGAAATATCGGCCGGCTGTTCGGGTCCGGCGAGCGGAAGGTGATGTCATGA
- a CDS encoding sugar phosphate nucleotidyltransferase yields MMQVEVAVVPAAGLGTRMRPATRAIPKALLPVVDRPAVQHVAEEAVRAGVREVVFIVDLGVGSLIRQHFTNGETLEGLEDLEIRIAVQEEPHGLGHAVLTAREIIGDRPFFCLLADNIVRPGADVLPSLVAASDGGSVVSLREVGPHMLDRYGVAVPGDRRGAELDVIGAVEKPGIEHAPSNLGLVGRYLFTSDIIDALAGLDPGHGGEIQLTDAIDLVARQGKCRGVVGEHDLLDIGIPLGLLEAAVVLGLARPEFRDDFTAFLRSLEELR; encoded by the coding sequence ATGATGCAGGTCGAGGTAGCGGTCGTCCCGGCCGCCGGACTGGGAACACGCATGCGCCCGGCCACCAGAGCTATTCCCAAAGCCCTGTTGCCGGTCGTCGACCGCCCGGCCGTCCAGCACGTGGCTGAAGAGGCGGTCCGGGCGGGAGTACGGGAGGTGGTGTTCATCGTTGATCTCGGGGTGGGATCGCTGATCAGGCAGCACTTCACGAACGGGGAAACCCTGGAGGGTCTAGAGGATCTCGAGATACGAATCGCGGTACAGGAGGAACCCCACGGATTGGGCCATGCGGTCCTGACCGCTCGCGAAATCATCGGCGATCGACCCTTCTTCTGTCTGCTGGCCGACAACATTGTGCGGCCGGGTGCCGACGTTCTGCCATCTCTGGTGGCAGCCTCCGACGGTGGTTCGGTTGTTTCGTTGCGCGAGGTGGGACCCCACATGTTGGATCGATACGGTGTCGCAGTGCCGGGCGACCGGCGTGGAGCAGAATTAGATGTGATCGGCGCGGTCGAGAAACCCGGCATCGAGCACGCTCCATCGAACCTGGGCCTGGTGGGCCGGTATCTGTTCACCTCCGACATCATCGATGCGCTCGCCGGACTCGACCCGGGGCACGGTGGCGAGATCCAACTGACGGACGCCATCGACCTGGTTGCCAGGCAAGGGAAATGCCGGGGTGTGGTGGGAGAGCACGACCTGCTGGACATCGGGATACCGCTCGGTCTGCTCGAGGCTGCGGTTGTACTCGGCCTGGCACGACCCGAGTTCAGGGACGACTTCACTGCCTTCCTGAGGTCGCTCGAGGAGTTGCGTTGA
- a CDS encoding undecaprenyl-diphosphate phosphatase translates to MFQAIVWGLVQGLTEFLPISSSGHLVLVPAFLGIDQPDLATSAVLHLGTLTAVVAYYRRDLLKLTRFNRDPGARRVLGLLALGTVPAVIGVFVEDQIGSLQEDPTAVALALLVTGVVLFFSGLFMSGRLSLERLPMRDGFLIGVAQAIALVPGISRSGMTITAGMTRNLERSEAARFSFLLAIPAIAGAGAQQGLELAGNGGIGAEVWVGMVIAALSGYMAIALLLRLLTRFGLRPFAIYCFAVGIVALIAL, encoded by the coding sequence GTGTTCCAAGCAATCGTCTGGGGCCTCGTTCAGGGCCTGACCGAGTTCCTCCCCATCTCATCGAGCGGCCACCTAGTTCTCGTGCCCGCCTTTTTGGGGATCGATCAACCAGATCTGGCGACTTCGGCCGTGCTGCACCTCGGGACGCTGACCGCCGTAGTTGCGTACTACCGCAGAGACCTCCTCAAGCTCACGCGTTTCAACCGTGACCCAGGTGCCAGACGAGTTCTGGGATTGCTGGCGCTAGGAACCGTGCCTGCAGTGATCGGGGTATTCGTTGAGGACCAAATCGGATCGCTGCAGGAAGACCCAACCGCCGTGGCACTGGCGTTGCTCGTCACGGGCGTTGTCTTGTTCTTCTCCGGACTGTTCATGAGCGGCCGTCTGTCGTTGGAACGACTGCCTATGCGCGACGGGTTCCTGATCGGCGTCGCTCAAGCCATTGCCCTCGTCCCGGGCATATCCCGCTCGGGAATGACCATCACCGCCGGGATGACTCGAAACCTCGAACGCTCCGAGGCCGCCCGTTTCTCGTTCCTGCTGGCAATACCGGCCATCGCAGGGGCGGGAGCCCAGCAAGGCCTGGAACTGGCGGGTAACGGAGGGATCGGAGCCGAAGTATGGGTCGGAATGGTTATAGCGGCGCTGTCGGGCTACATGGCGATCGCGCTGCTCCTCCGCTTGCTGACCCGTTTCGGTCTTCGGCCTTTCGCCATCTACTGTTTCGCCGTCGGGATCGTCGCGCTGATCGCCCTGTGA
- a CDS encoding molybdopterin molybdotransferase MoeA translates to MKLLADAQRHVLSAVGLLEAIQVPIAEANGLVLAADVPAPHDVPPFANSAMDGYAVLANETAQAPVTLNVIEDVAAGHVAHRTVVPGTAIKIMTGAPMPARADAVVRVEDTHQDGAAVHINHAVEQGENVRAAGGDLLAGSVVFEAGTRLTPHHLGVLTSIGVGKPLVHRRPVVGVLSTGDEVLSPEASLEPGKIHDSNRPQLLALLDELGVDSIDLGIVGDEAVALRSTLQRGAAEADVLFTSGGVSMGEYDVVKAVLSETGDVAVWRVAIQPAKPFAFGHVSGTPLFGLPGNPVSVVVGFEQFARPALLKMMGARKLFRPRIPATLAVDVDTDPAKTVFLRMVAELEGDEWLARPAGGQSSNQLTALARANAFGVVPVGTAGLAAGSRIVLEMFRWPESRTEQEVLNGG, encoded by the coding sequence TTGAAGCTGTTGGCCGATGCGCAACGCCATGTGCTGAGTGCCGTCGGGCTCCTCGAAGCGATACAGGTCCCGATCGCGGAAGCGAACGGCCTGGTGCTCGCCGCTGACGTGCCGGCTCCCCACGATGTCCCACCCTTTGCCAACTCGGCAATGGACGGATATGCAGTTCTGGCCAACGAGACTGCGCAGGCCCCGGTCACTCTGAACGTGATTGAGGACGTCGCCGCCGGACATGTCGCTCATCGGACGGTCGTTCCCGGGACGGCCATCAAAATCATGACCGGTGCGCCGATGCCGGCCCGGGCGGATGCGGTGGTGCGGGTTGAGGACACTCATCAGGATGGTGCGGCGGTTCACATCAATCACGCTGTGGAGCAGGGCGAGAATGTGCGAGCCGCGGGCGGCGACCTGCTCGCCGGATCGGTCGTCTTCGAGGCGGGAACCAGACTGACGCCGCACCATCTCGGAGTGTTGACGTCGATCGGGGTTGGCAAGCCGTTGGTTCATCGGAGACCGGTAGTCGGGGTGCTTTCAACAGGTGATGAGGTGCTTTCGCCCGAGGCGTCACTGGAGCCCGGCAAGATCCATGATTCAAATCGCCCTCAGCTCCTGGCGCTTCTCGATGAACTCGGTGTCGATTCAATCGACCTCGGTATCGTCGGTGACGAAGCCGTCGCACTCCGGTCGACTCTCCAGCGGGGTGCGGCCGAGGCGGACGTGCTCTTCACGTCCGGCGGCGTGTCGATGGGGGAGTACGACGTGGTCAAGGCGGTCCTATCCGAGACCGGTGACGTGGCGGTGTGGCGGGTCGCCATCCAGCCGGCCAAACCGTTCGCCTTCGGTCACGTCTCCGGAACGCCGCTCTTTGGTTTGCCGGGTAATCCTGTTTCGGTGGTCGTCGGCTTTGAACAGTTCGCCCGTCCCGCTCTCCTCAAGATGATGGGAGCCCGGAAGCTGTTTCGTCCGCGTATCCCGGCGACCCTCGCCGTCGACGTCGACACCGATCCGGCCAAGACAGTCTTCTTGCGGATGGTGGCGGAGCTCGAAGGAGACGAGTGGCTGGCAAGGCCGGCCGGCGGGCAATCGTCGAATCAGCTCACCGCGCTGGCGCGGGCGAACGCCTTCGGAGTGGTTCCGGTTGGCACAGCCGGCCTAGCTGCCGGGAGTCGGATTGTCTTGGAGATGTTCCGCTGGCCCGAATCCCGTACCGAGCAGGAGGTGCTGAATGGCGGATGA